The Rhododendron vialii isolate Sample 1 chromosome 8a, ASM3025357v1 genome has a window encoding:
- the LOC131336213 gene encoding alpha-mannosidase I MNS5 → MFLRKSGTWVLIFLVISPTIFCKSMSAPDPRWAAKKRRMSQKVRNMFYHAYDNYMTYAFPHDELKPLTKTHTDSLVELGNLKLERLPQEYNGSALTLIESLSSLVIMGNNTEFERAVLWLSDYLTFDVDARINLFECNIRVLGGLVSAHILATDSTNRLVQGNYKNQLLNLADDLGRRLLPAFDTPTGMPYAWINLKYGVMDNETTETSTSGCGSLILEMGALSRLTGDPRFESAALRALRKLWSMRSSLNLLGTTLDVETGEWLEYSSGIGAGVDSFYEYLIKAHILFGKDEFWRMFQSAYLGVQKYFRHGPWYHEADMRTGQATYWQLTSLQAFWPGLQVLVGDITAANSSHREFFSVWERFGVLPERYLLDRQMLHPTEKYYPLRPELAESTFYLYHATKDPWFLEVGESIVDSLNLYTKVEGGFASIRDVTTMQLEDHQHSFFLAETCKYLFLLFDDSFLVDGNYIFTTEGHPLPVLSTWHERLPEAYIPSNWTFVKSEQAAKRTSAMSMQVCPATTLKYGDGIEQQVQSACHITDIRGDHRCLVDEDCGVDAITCRRRSCSMAGYCGLWLSI, encoded by the exons ATGTTCCTTCGGAAATCTGGGACATGGGTTCTGATTTTTCTGGTGATCTCTCCCACCATCTTTTGCAAATCTATGTCTGCCCCCGATCCTCGTTGGGCAGCGAAGAAGAGACGCATGAGTCAGAAAGTTCGCAACAT GTTTTACCATGCTTATGACAACTATATGACTTACGCTTTTCCG caCGATGAATTAAAGCCTCTCACCAAAACACACACTGACTCCCTagttgagcttggaaatttgaAG CTAGAACGTTTGCCGCAAGAGTATAATGGATCAGCCCTTACACTTATAGAATCACTGTCCAG CCTTGTTATCATGGGGAACAACACAGAGTTCGAAAGGGCTGTTCTTTGGCTTTCTGATTATTTAACATTTGATGTTGATGCAAGGATAAATCTTTTTGag TGCAACATAAGAGTTCTTGGAGGACTTGTTTCTGCTCATATTCTTGCAACTGATTCTACGAACAGGTTGGTCCAAGGAAATTACAAGAATCAACTTCTTAATCTGGCTGATGATTTGGGGCGGCGCCTTCTACCTGCTTTTGACACCCCCACAGGCATGCCATATGCATGGATTAATTTGAAG TATGGGGTGATGGACAATGAGACAACTGAAACAAGCACGTCAGGGTGTG GTTCACTGATTCTTGAAATGGGAGCTTTGTCTCGATTAACTGGTGACCCTAGATTTGAGTCTGCAGCATTGCGTGCTCTTCGTAAGTTATGGAGCATGCGGAGTTCTTTGAATCTTCTAGGAACTACTTTGGATGTAGAAACTGGAGAATGGTTAGAGTACTCATCTGGCATAGGTGCTG GGGTCGATTCATTCTATGAGTATCTAATAAAAGCCCACATTCTTTTCGGAAAGGATGAGTTTTGGAGGATGTTTCAATCTGCTTATCTTGGGGTGCagaaatattttagacatgGGCCATG GTACCATGAAGCTGATATGAGAACGGGACAAGCAACTTATTGGCAACTAACAAGCCTTCAAGCATTTTGGCCTGGTCTACAG GTACTTGTTGGAGATATTACAGCTGCTAACTCATCGCACCGTGAGTTCTTTTCTGTATGGGAGAGGTTTGGAGTATTACCAGAAAG GTATTTGCTGGATCGTCAGATGTTGCACCCCACAGAAAAGTATTATCCTCTGCGCCCTGAATTAGCGGAGTCCACGTTTTATCTTTATCATGCAACCAAAG ATCCATGGTTCCTGGAAGTGGGTGAATCAATTGTAGATTCGCTTAATTTATACACCAAAGTTGAAGGCGGGTTCGCAAGCATTAGAGATGTCACTACCATGCAATTAGAAGATCATCAACATAGTTTCTTCCTTGCTGAAAC GTGCAAGTATCTATTTCTTCTCTTCGATGATTCATTTTTGGTTGATGGCAATTATATTTTCACTACGGAGGGCCATCCTCTTCCGGTATTGAGCACTTGGCACGAGAGGCTCCCCGAGGCCTACATCCCAAGCAACTGGACGTTTGTCAAG AGTGAACAAGCAGCAAAAAGAACGAGTGCAATGTCTATGCAAGTCTGTCCAGCAACAACGTTGAAATATGGGGATGGAATTGAACAACAGGTTCAGAGTGCTTGCCACATCACTGACATTCGTGGCGACCACAGGTGTTTGGTAGATGAGGATTGTGGGGTCGATGCAATCACTTGTAGGCGAAGGTCTTGCAGCATGGCTGGATACTGTGGCCTATGGTTGTCCATATGA
- the LOC131298113 gene encoding F-box protein At5g07610-like has protein sequence MRLKSQYCQSKHTPINTFIFIESKGEPGPSVSPNFPCNHFSTTMADNASNKRPKAITGGGTASEISPAAELISSNADLLTEIFLRLPAKSLLRFKSVSKHWLSLITHSQFSTSHSIRNPRPSISGLYFYTQGRLESVSFHGRQNLPSLAIAVNGSKPRILHSCNGLLLCKAGSRSESIYIVCNLTTQKYKLVPKPTGLSYRLYVRRGAYLAFDPSKSPHYKVVLGSRYSASKHEPWCFEIDMYDSETGNWKKILPPSTCCGRGVFWNGAIHWLSYKKVLLRFEVDAEMMVALPLPRRSPRILPQNCVKYFGECGGGLILIQTRSLKDTRFAILEWGSDPSRWIVKYLVNRRTIASVFPAMKFFEIYVLCVVKGEDKEDYKLVLSIQEKAISYNLKCNTFDVLRDLVPGALLDHNENCYSYPFAETLSPV, from the coding sequence atgagaTTAAAGTCCCAATATTGCCAATCAAAGCATACCCCGATCAATACTTTCATTTTCATCGAGTCCAAAGGAGAACCTGGGCCCTCTGTCTCCCCCAATTTCCCCTGTAATCACTTCTCTACAACAATGGCGGACAACGCATCAAACAAAAGGCCGAAGGCGATAACCGGCGGAGGAACTGCGTCGGAAATCTCACCGGCGGCAGAATTAATCTCCAGCAACGCCGATCTCCTCACAGAAATCTTCCTGCGTTTGCCCGCGAAATCCCTGCTCCGATTCAAGTCCGTGTCCAAGCACTGGCTCTCTCTCATCACCCACTCCCAATTCTCCACCAGCCACTCCATCCGAAACCCTAGGCCCTCAATCTCAGGCTTGTATTTCTACACACAAGGCCGCCTAGAGTCCGTCTCCTTTCACGGCCGCCAGAATCTCCCGTCCCTCGCCATCGCAGTAAATGGCTCCAAACCTAGGATTCTACACTCCTGCAACGGCTTACTTTTATGCAAGGCCGGTTCTCGGAGCGAATCGATATACATTGTTTGCAATCTGACCACGCAGAAATACAAACTAGTTCCTAAGCCTACCGGACTTTCATATCGATTATACGTTCGCCGTGGCGCTTACTTGGCTTTTGACCCGTCAAAATCACCTCACTACAAAGTCGTCTTGGGTAGTCGCTACAGCGCTAGTAAACACGAGCCTTGGTGTTTTGAAATCGATATGTACGATTCGGAGACTGGGAATTGGAAAAAGATTCTTCCACCGAGTACGTGTTGTGGTCGTGGTGTCTTTTGGAACGGAGCAATTCATTGGTTGAGTTATAAGAAAGTCCTCTTGAGATTTGAAGTTGATGCAGAGATGATGGTTGCATTGCCACTCCCTCGAAGAAGTCCGAGAATTCTTCCTCAGAATTGTGTCAAATATTTTGGAGAATGTGGTGGCGGTTTGATTCTTATTCAGACCCGTTCATTGAAAGACACAAGATTTGCAATCCTTGAGTGGGGAAGTGACcctagccgttggattgtgAAGTACTTGGTCAATCGTAGAACCATAGCATCTGTATTTCCTGCGATGAAATTCTTTGAAATTTATGTTTTGTGTGTTGTGAAGGGCGAGGACAAAGAAGATTACAAACTGGTGTTGTCCATTCAGGAAAAAGCGATTTCCTATAATTTGAAGTGCAATACATTCGATGTGCTTCGTGATCTGGTGCCAGGTGCATTACTCGATCACAATGAGAATTGTTATTCTTATCCCTTTGCTGAAACTCTATCTCCTGTTTGA